The Cryptomeria japonica chromosome 6, Sugi_1.0, whole genome shotgun sequence genomic interval gttTTCCATTGgaaaataccaaccctttgggttggataaAAATTTCctttgggcatccaacccaaagggttgaaCGACCATTTGAGGCATGAGACATCTATTCTAGAAATATGAAAAAAATTctcaaacttttggtttttttcCATCAGTTtggcacgtgtttcaatgaaaataaaaaataccatGATGAcattaagctctctcttagctatctaaccatatattttttttcaaattgtgGTCATGTTAAggatttcatttctaatttattttGTTTGTTAGTGTTTTTCTTGTCATAAACCAACATgtgctattttgggtatagttttttactatTTCATCAAATTTTGAGATAAATTACATTTTtataaactagactccattctacatgtattatttatttatttttatttttttaattagttttcaaTAATTTTAGGGGAGAATactctcaaatttctatttttcaaggtATGTCCACTTTAAAAATTAGCAAATAATCATATATTCATAAAACAATTAGccaaaaatctagcataaactaaaTGACATTATCTCATTTCTCATTGAAGcgattttcaaaattctaaaaaaaaaagttaaaattttagGGGAGCCACAAcaaacactatgttatattttttggaTAAAAATAGGATCACTTTGTGTGGcctccctttttgaaacccttaatctccaccatctaataaaaaaaagtattttagaagtatattcaaataattacaacttttgttcttgttgcatcttcaaattttcaatgtaactatcttcaatttctcatcgaagttcaaacttgttgatttaaacaaaaaaaagaaaagtggCAACTTAAGAGTGCATCCTTAGAACCCTTGTCCATGAAATTTTACATCATTTTTtactattaaattttttaataagggGAGCTATTTTGGAATCTATAATAGAACTACTCAATACAATTATCAAATTCTCCCAAGACTTAGGTAAAGAGAAAAGTAACAAAAATACACTTATTCTTCCAACTCCACCTCTTACCTTTTTCATGTATCATATTGCGAAAATTTGGACCTCATTTTTTCACTTTCTAAAGGTTTAATGATATTCAAATTAGTGTAATGTGTTTACCTTATTGAGATCTTCATTCCCCCTAAGTTAGTATTTTTGAAGAAAACAACATTGAACATAGTATCACAAGTGGATATCACACTTATCCTAATAAGAATGAGAACTTTATGATAATTTGAAAATACCTAAGGGTGACAAAATAAGAGTTGCAAGGAGAATCTAGTGACAAATGATTGTCTAAGGTGGCCTATGGTGCATGGTAAATAAGTAAAGAGGGAGAAACCTAAATATAAAGTAGGTCATGGCAATGAATGGTAAAGTATAGAGGTAAGGGAATCCAAGGTGAAGGGTACGCTAAAGGTCATAGTTAAGGATGGGAAAGTAAAAGGAATAAGTTAAAGATACTAGAAAGGGGAAAATAAAGGTGTAGGAGGGGAACAAGGAATGCCATTGTGTGGAAGTGATAAGAAATGAATCCACATGGGTATTGGCATGGAAAAGGGGAAATAGAGTGCTAGGAAAACTAAGGGAGCACATGGAAACTCAGAAGGGAAAGTTATGGGAAATGGTAGATTAGGGATATGTGAAGTGCAACTATGATTCAAAAAGAGGTAAAGTTGTGTTAGGTGGTCTTAGGAGTCAGGAAATGTTTAGAAGATAAGGAAATTAGGTGTACAATGAGTAGGTATTGGTATTGGTGATGAAATAAAAAAGAGAAGGGGAATGGGTAGGTTTTTGGTTTACATTaataaatattagaaaagaaaCATGTACAAGACTACATTCATCAACTGAAAGATCAAAAAAGAAAGAATACATTGTATACTAAATTACTTATATAGAGTTTTTGTTTACTTAGACTTGATATAAAGGAGAATTATTATCTCCAAATACCcaataaattttatttacaaagtatatataatttctttattaatataaagaaagaatcattatttttaaatataaattcaaTTTAAGAAATACATAAATTGataatttcaattaaaaattaaaaacctttattattaaaattattttaataattaaaataatattcatatCAATTAAATGGAGATGCTTATATTTATACAAAGTTAGCATGAACCATTGGTAACAATGAAAGAAAGGAAGCTAATAGAAATGAAAGACTTGCATTTCAAGTATACCCTGTATACCCTGCCAAAGAATCAAACAAACAAACTAATGTCTCTCCTTATTGAAAACCCACTGCTTTACAGTCACAGCAAACTTTGCTGGAAGAATTGTCTGTCCTGTCgtttttttttattgtttcaatCCACTTTCTTAATTTTTTCTAGGGTTAATTCTTTTCCTCTCCTATTATTATTTCTTTCTTGCTTCAATAGATTTCTTCAATTATTCTGTTGGCATGAAAAGAAGAAGTATTATAAGTAACAGCCATGGATAATGAAGCATAGGCAAAGCATTTTGTGATTTTGTATTCTTATCTTACTCATTTTTCAAAGCCCAATTACCCATTTTCTCAAGTCCAGCAAAGATGGGACAAGCCTGGGGAAATTTGCAGAGCACATTCAAATGTACTCCAatgaaattttcctcaaattcttcAGTGCCCAATACATTTCTTCCTGTGACCCACTATTatattttgtttcttgttttttttATATTGTGTTTCTTTTCTGTTGCAGCTAAGATACCAGAAGAGAAAGTGAGAGCTATCATAGACCATATATTTGATCGTGCAATTAAAGATGCAAAGGATAGAGCTAAGTCTAAGGATCCTTCATCACCACAGATAGAAAAAAATACTCTCACCTTTGATGAGATGCATTCTGCAATAGTTCAAGTCTTCCAGTAAGAATAACctcaccattttttttcctttttaagttTCTAGATTAACATAAAGAATAAAGTtttgataatttaaattaaaaGCTTTATATTTATGAATGTGATTGATGAATAGGGAACTGAACAAAAATATTCCTGGTGCCAAGTATGCTCCTCCCACAAAGGATCAGGTCGCAGAAATGCTCAAGGTTTGGTTTCATTCGTCATTAAAATCATATTATGATATTGTTAGtaggattcaattgtgtagttttttgagtcaaactcattgacccatgattcatgacTAGTGATTCGCAAGAACCCACCTCTCATTAAAATCAAGATCACCCCTCATATTGGCATGAACAGTATCTCAAAAATCAGATTGAAGAAATAACAGAAAAATGGTTTAAGCGACGAGAACAACACCATTGAGTTTAAATATGATCATTTAAGCAATGTTCAATTTATTTATGAAATCATCTTGTTGAATGGATCCCATCTAATAAAATTAGAAATGTATTACTATTGAGTGCAGAATTTTGATACAAATGAAGATAAGCAGATTGACCGTGAGGAGTTTTCAAAATTTGTACAAAAGTTCACTGTAGATCTGGTGCGCATATATGCAAAAGAGTTGCTGATAATGACTGTAGCAATCCCTGCAGCAGCCCTAGTGACAAAGAGGGCTACCAGGGGAGTCCCTTTTCTGGGTAACCTCGTTGCCAAAATACCCACTACAGTTTTTGTAGCTGGTGTCACATCTGCAGCTGTGGTCTTATTCAACAAGTAATTTCTTGTATCAGCCAACATAGATATTTGGGAAATACATTATTCTCAGCTGCTGTAATGGAAATAAGAGTTACTTTAATGCTTGATATTTGTTGCTTTGATGCCAAGAAATGGGCATGAGGATTCTTCATAAAGAAGAAACTTTCTTTATTGTATACATTATTTTTTATCAACTTCGTCAATATACAGAAGTAAATAAATAATTGAGACCGTTGAAATGTGACATGTTTGAAATCTTTCTTGGCCAACAAGTTTTATAAGCTTTAGTAGGTTTAAGATAAGCATGCTTGACTAGCTTTATGAATAACTAGAAAATAAAAAACTAGTTGTTTAGTGAACAAAGAATCAAggcagagagagagggagaaagaccAACCATCTCCACGTCTATTTCTTGCTTGACAAGTttttatataaggaatggttctCCCATTTGGGAGCTTCCTTTGCCAAATATTTATATTGACTAGCACTCACAAAATCTTTATGTAATTTATGATTAGAGTTagaattttgattttcaattatagTTGAGGACTTTGTTTTTCATATGTTTCTAATGTTTGCCATGGAAAAGGTTCTAATCTAGGGTGGTGTGATCTTGTCTACTTTATGAGAAATTTATCCTCTATTACTACAACTTCAAAAACCTACACACTTATGAATGATATTTGATTCAAGACTTGGTGATGCACTATGAAGCACCTTTAGGAGTCTGTTGTAGGAGCAGTGAGGCATGGAAATTTCTTAGCTCCTACCTTTTGCTATTTTTATGTAAGATTCAAAGACATAAAAGGCACACAAATGGATAATAGATAAGGTGTAGAAAGTATCAATATTGATGCAATTTCTATATGGTGCACTACTTAATTCCGTATGATCCTTATATATGTTGAATTCTCAAGGATGTGATTAAGAATGATATTCTAGTGTCCTAGGGTTTATTTTTAAATATCTCCTAGACCTTAATATTTTAACATGTAAAATGATATACAATTTAGCTTCATCGGTTCAAGGACCAATTCAAGGTAAGATTTAAGCATGTTTGAATTTTGAGGATGCAATCATGGAAGTGATTTTGTCTAGTGGATAGAATCACATCTATTATCTAATCTAAGATGGAGAAACAAATATGGGTTGAGATAGATGTACACCACTAGGGCTAAAAATGTTGTTCAGATTGATGGCTTTTATAGATTTTGTTAGTTTATTTTCAAAATATGTTAAAATGTGTATTACTTGATATCCCAGTCAACCTCTAAGTAACTATCATTTTATAATACATGAAAAGGGCTTCGATTCAAGCACCCCCTTAAATCCCCTTGTGTGACACACTTTCCCCCTCAAACCACATGAAATAATTTAATTAGATAAAGCTTTCCACTTTATATCATTTTTGGGGAGTTGAGTAAATCAGTATAGATATAAAATTTTAACAGTATGTAAGTTCATTACAAAAAAAAATGACATTTATTTCACACATTGATACAaaaattttgagaatttttgtaACTCTTTATACTATTGTTGACTTTTCTTCAATTAAAAGATGTTTCAATTTGGGTTAGATGTAAGCTGAAAGATTTCAGGCAAGAGTGGTAGGCTGTTAAAGCCCCTAGTTTGTAAAGTATATATTTGTGTCTCCTAGGGGTTTGTGTTTTAGTTTGGTTTTTTTTGTTGTGGGTGCTAGCCTTAATGTTGGGTTTTCTCACACCTTGTGACACCCCTCTTTTACACCATTTGACTGCTATGTAAGAGTTTAGGCCCTCTCCCACTTTGTCTAATCAAACAAATTACTAGAATTATAATCTAATttaatcaataataaaaaaattcaataaaaagcacTAAAAATATGTAAGCCATATATATTATTTGCAATGATCTATGTTTAAGAAAGAATCAAAAGATTCTATTCATATCTAAAGTTATGCATTATGGGAAATATCACTTCTTAAAAGGTACTAGACCTATAATAAACACTATTTAAAATTAACTGAAGAATGATAGAATGTAATAATTTTTGAAAAGTGTTATTTTAAATCCTATAAAGGTTAAAAAAATGAGATAAAAATATGTTGAAACCGATTTATAATAATGGTGTTGGTTCCATGAAGTGACATTGTAACCTAAATAATTGTATGAAATATACCCCCCTCAAATTAGATGATAGCATCAATATGGATTCAATTTATGTCTAGATGAGAATGTCATGTGATCACATATGACAATGTGTTTATCTAGTGTATGAAGAAAATGATAAAAATGTGAGAGATAATGTGAAGAGAAATAAAAGTTTGCCCTTGATTCTCCCCTAGgaagtgataactttaagaaaatacccctaaatatttttctaaaatcttAGCAGATCTAGTTTGAGTGCATTAATTTTCATAGAAAATCAAAACCTTTTTTGTAAAAGCCATTATCTCCATGACGAGTTAAATTAATTTGTTTGGAAAATTACTAATTCTCAAATTATCCACATTTTGTATCATCTAATGAAAAAAATTAATGGCTTATGTTCTATTCTAGGAGGTTAATTTGACTCACTCACATTTATGAAATTTCTTTAATGAACTATTATTTCCTATAATTACTGGTATTACTAAATCATGTTATATAATCATAATGTTGAGCTTACCAATTGGTGTTGTATTCTCACTCACTACATGGTTTCATCAAGATGATTGTTCCTTCTCAGACTAATGTTTGAATAGGTACAATCATTTGATTAATAATAGTTGATTGAGATTATATTTctacatataaataaaaaataaatactttTTTATGAAACAAGTACCTAAATAAATCACTAGCTATCTAATTTTTAAGATTTGAAGTTGTATTGTACTTACAAGTTACAACTAGATCATTGTCAACCATGTAGCTATAGTTAAGGGAAATAAAGTAATAAATGCTTACATGTCAATAAGAGTACATTTACCATACTTCGTGGGGTAAATCGGTTAAATTTTAAAAATGTGTTTATTTGGAATAAGGTTACCTTTgtctaattgtttttttttttttatatattgaagCAAAGCATAAAAAGTTACATAAATAAGAGCAAGAAATAGGTTACCAAATAACATAAAAGGAGATGAACCAACCCCATATTACATATCAATAAGTATATATGACAATTTTTAACCCTTACAAACAACTAAATGGACAACCTTGAAAATGATAACAATCTAAATAAAAAGTAGATTAGAACCAAAATACATTGTGACAAAATGAAGGTCTCAAGAATGTCTTTGAATCTCGTCATATGTAGTATCATTACATAGAAGAACTTTAACAATAAATAACAATGTAGCAAAATCAAACTTTGAACTTCAATAATAGTTGCATCTGCCTAGAACACATGAGGTCTTTCTCATGAAGCTAGAGAGCTTGATATTTGATATCATCCAGTTGCTGAGAAGAATTCACCTATTCTTTGTGTACCCCATGCATATGAGAGCACACATAGACAATTTGAAAGATGATGTCAGAGTAATATTTTTAGCATTTGTTCTTCCGAATGAATAATTTGCCTTGAAAAATTTAccaaacatttcaaattttccatatatgaAATAAAATAGTACGTCTCATTGTGTTAGCCACAATATCATCATGCAAGACAAACCCCAAAATGGCTTGCCTCCAACTTAGAACACGACCAAAGACACTAGGGAGATTTTTGAAAATTGCATTAAACTTCTTCCTAGTGCATGAGCAGTCCCAAAATATGTGTTTCAAATTTTCACTTTTTGACAAAAAGGACAATTTAGAGGTTGAACCTTCATATATTTAAATCTTTCACCCACTAGAAAATTGAAGTGCAAGAGTTTCAAAGTCAAAATTTAAGCATTAGCCTCAACTTCAGACCTCCAATTTTGAGCACTAAGTTTCATCCAAGTTTTCTCTTTAATTTTGCATTTACCTTTTAAATTTAATCTAGGATTTAGAGACATAGTAGGGAGGAGattcaaaaacacattttcagtGGAAAGAATAAAAAAAGATATTTGGATAGCCACAACCATTCCTTGCAAAAAGTACAATGAAGAGGGGTATAAATCTTCATCAATAGAGATCCATAGACACCAAAGATTTAACAAATATCATGAACCCTTTAGAATTGTTGGCTATTCGGAAATTGTTTTCAATGCTATGCTAGATTTCCCAACTTAGCATATTAAaatatgatgcaagagcatccccggttcttggcaatcttgcatcaaccaaaaacatttcttttcagtttatTTTAATGTGTTTTagagtttcaacatttctttcatgtgttcaccagatcttgtggagttggatttttcttgtaaTCATGACTATCTTCCTTAATCCTGAACCAtgagatgtttagatctttttCTGGTAAGTTATCACTTCCagattttgagatagttttctggcCTAGAACaccagaactgcttggacctatttgctattggtgaatcttgtagaTCCTTTCCATATCTTGCGGAGCCCAGTTCATTGATTCctatgttccttggcgtgtggccgagcTTCCTtttgatccacacttcttcctttggattttttgtagcggaggccaaccttgatggttttgtatgtttcatcatgttcatcattgtttgattcttcttgggccgacTGGTTTCCTCTAGACCATATAattcaatgtaattaagcatcataatttattcaagaaaagatagaagatatatcttaagatttagaggtttggattgaccaattctataattgagcatgtatgtagcatgccagtgagccaaatcttgtagccCAGATGTTACCAgttatttgtaatcaattttcatgatctaattcattcagttatgcattgcctccatcatcttgtcttgctttcgttgtgtttactctcgCTGCACGatccagatagatctcattgaggtccctcctaaccaggaCTACACCAAAATCCCAAATGTCCCCAAACTATCAAATTCCTTTTTAAAAAAGATAAAGATCTTGCCTTGGAAAGGCAACAACTAAGGGTTTCtcgtgcaggagcacccaagaagacaaggtggagcagggtcaTTGATgggccctatggaggatttgatgaaaaatgaagacaaaaaagacctataaggtctttaaatgatgtaacatgtccatgtgagccataaaatgtagtgaaatgcaatgtaatggtcaaaagtgtaaaattgccattttgagcaattaggcctagaaaaggctaaaattgggtttttggggtagaagtgtgtttaggtggataacATATGTTTATAAGATCTActaatgaccattttaatgttttataagATCTActaatgaccattttaatgtttataagatctactaatgaccattttaatgttttagaattttcagatataggtttggcaagttgacataaatagttgtcaaacttgacaactttggagcaactttttgttgtcaaaaagttgtcaagaatgcaaaaagttgtcataagttagttataagttggttttaggttggatttggGCCTAAAAGGAATTTAGGGTTGTAAATGGATGTAATTGAATCATTTTGGGGTTGTTGGTAAAGATTTTTTGTTTaggtttggagttttgaagcaataaaaatctaattttcatatgtattttccaggttttcacgtagaacagtctgattttctattgttttgagtgcttttatgaATTATTTTTAATCCCTTCATGGTTGGAGATGATTATATAATGAACTAAGtttattttgtctttgttttgaagtgatttggttttgtttaggtgaagatgtctaatttcttgtgaaaacagtcatatccctgccctagggttaatagtgagcatgaaaatgttttatattttatttccagattgatctaaccccacaaatgggtatgatggtgtattatattgtatattttcataatatttggtttcaggaggccatgcacaagatggcatgtgcattatgggagtaaaggtctgaaattttagggGCAGACTGTTGCAGAAAATACAGTCCTAGTATAGGggccatatctcacatttccaTTGTTGGATTTTATTGAGCATTGGATATTTTTTTTATAACCAAGTTACAAAGAATTTCATTGGAGCGATTGAATAAATTTGTTCAGTTGCAAAAGTTATGGGTGACTatgtaagggtctatcaatatggtagcaaggtggtagttttgcaatgatttttctttgtcaatgcattgaggCAGTTTGTTAAGTCTCAAAGGGCTGTGTTTCTATTGATTGAGTATTATGACACCATTTGTGTCAACTTGATCATCAAATAgtcttgtattgttaagtttgagttgGATCCTTTGAAGCTCCGCATCAGTTTCCCATCATATTGAACCAACTTGTTCCACCATATAGATGAAGTTCCAAAGCTGAAACCCTGTTGTAAAGAGTAGATTTTCTAATTTAAACATTTACAGGCATGTTGCCAAACTTTCCAAAGAAATTGTTGGTTCAACCAATTAATTGACTGCCATTTCTTTTTACAAGAAGCCATAACAGTGTGATGTCTAACTAGATATTTCCATGGTGCATCCCCAAACATAccttttataatccattttgttgATAAGAAGACCCCTTGAGTATTGGGATCTAATAAGCCTAATCCTCCTTTAGTTTTTAATTGAATGTAATGTACCCATGATGTAGATTTGAACCCAACAAAAGCATTCCAATTAGCCCATAAAAAGTTGTGAATTAGTTTTTTTTCAAATTATCACAGTGTTTATTAGAAGGCATCCAACAAGATGAATAATATACATGAGAAGTTAGAAAAATTTGATTCACAACTTGGATCTTGTCAACTAAAGATAGATATTTGTTGCTCCAAGAGTCAAGTTTATTTTTCAATTTATTGAGGTACCAACTCCACATGTCAAAAAGAGAAACTCCAAGCCCAAAGGGAACTCCTAAGCATTGGGAGATTTGACCATGTTTGATCTATTTCCATTCCTAAGGGATCTAATGAGGAGCTCAATCAGGGCACGCCATAAGAAACTCAACTTTATGATGTGTTGACTTCAAACTAGAAACAGAGCAGTAGAGATTGAGAATCTCCATCACATTCTTAATTTCCTCCTTGGTGTTTTTAATGAAGAGCATACTATCATCAACAAAATGTGAGTTTATAATCACCACATTATTAGGGATAGATAAACCCTTAATAAAGTTTGCAGTAGACAACCCAAGACATCAACAATGAGAACATAGAGGAAAGGTGACAAAAGACAACCCTGTTTAATAGATCTTTGTAAAGAAAATGGATTAGTCATAGACTTGTTAATAATCAGTTGAGAATTAGCAGATCAATATATAAAATTTGAACATGTTTTTCATAATTTGGGCCCAAAACCTAGCCATTATAACATCTTAAGGATAAAACTCCAGCGCATCTCGTCATAGGATTTATCAAAGTCAAGCTTGATAAGAAGAACATTCTATCTTGATTGGCGAGCCCATTCATGATCTTTATATTGAAGAATTAGAACAAACATTATTTTTAATGCCCCATAATAAGAGCCTTGGGGTTGATGACCTTTGTCTAATTGTTATGCTCGAATGTAGTATCctaatagaaataaaaaaacatCATGAACATGTACAACCATGATGGCTAAAATATAAGAACAATAGAGATAATGTGGGAGATTTCTTATAAAATAAATAGATACTCCCATATAAATAATCCTAGCAAACTCTTAGAAGAGGTAATCAATGAATGGTCACTTAAGGAGCAAGAAATTCTAATTAATAATTCAAAAAGatagaaattggagaaatggaaaTACAATATTGACTATGACATTTGGCTTTTATTAATGAAGTGGAGATTTTTAATCACTTGAATTCATTAGTTGGTAGTTCAATTTTATTCCTCTAGAGGAGCAA includes:
- the LOC131069963 gene encoding uncharacterized protein LOC131069963, which translates into the protein MGQAWGNLQSTFKSKIPEEKVRAIIDHIFDRAIKDAKDRAKSKDPSSPQIEKNTLTFDEMHSAIVQVFQELNKNIPGAKYAPPTKDQVAEMLKNFDTNEDKQIDREEFSKFVQKFTVDLVRIYAKELLIMTVAIPAAALVTKRATRGVPFLGNLVAKIPTTVFVAGVTSAAVVLFNK